The following proteins are encoded in a genomic region of Nitrososphaerota archaeon:
- a CDS encoding DUF4430 domain-containing protein, whose translation MKKSVSVLSAALLALFILSSGIAVYFYLDSVDANRRYRSLLSELEGVSLEINLLIDYGNGTQIWHNKTLLPIGATLLNATLKVSRSVEYIGSDMGVFVTGIDGVGTKIVKKGHYWLWWRFDRVQGEWLMGESAADRYILRRGDTLAWVYEDTSAYPNVRKPGER comes from the coding sequence TTGAAGAAGAGTGTATCTGTTTTATCCGCAGCCCTACTTGCCCTCTTCATATTGAGTAGTGGAATCGCGGTCTACTTTTATCTTGATAGCGTAGATGCCAATAGACGCTATAGGTCTCTTCTCTCTGAGTTAGAAGGCGTTTCTCTCGAGATTAATCTGCTAATAGATTATGGTAACGGCACTCAGATCTGGCATAACAAGACTCTTCTTCCAATAGGTGCAACGCTGCTGAACGCTACTTTAAAGGTTTCACGCTCAGTGGAGTACATTGGAAGCGATATGGGTGTCTTCGTTACTGGTATCGATGGTGTAGGCACGAAGATAGTTAAGAAAGGACATTATTGGCTCTGGTGGAGGTTCGATAGGGTGCAAGGCGAGTGGTTGATGGGGGAGAGTGCTGCAGACCGCTATATACTTCGGCGTGGTGATACATTAGCATGGGTTTATGAAGATACGTCAGCTTACCCAAATGTAAGAAAGCCGGGTGAACGTTAG
- a CDS encoding helix-turn-helix domain-containing protein, with protein sequence MVNLQSTSSKRVKGIFSVIASTNRLEILKILNAKGSLSYSELKSLAGFKSKKESGKFAYHLRKLVRQGLVSLNRVERKYVITSLGTLILNLSRQIEEHAILESGKLYVRTSKQKIEEFNANKITQSLVKEGGMPLDLAQKITAEVESRIHKFQTTYLTAPLIREIVNAVLIEQGHEEYRHKLTRLGLPVHDVIELINKVGLSGGGVDALITQTAHSVFSEFLLLNQLSKDVADLHLAGDVNISNVGRWGIAPDTLIVDAIRLCASNINPAAKMLTIPKLASPTSLSEALLTHTIATTLLASECNTELCWVGFTDYLKQFAKEVSDKQLADEVFKEFVLLTTSLAHRGASPLLSLYLGGEDGEDTLSSKAIDILEGYKRYIETVPFPTVNLILKGDIDDGMLDVVYKVLMTGGCLAFSPNTKSTFSYSGLKMETPPEERPPLSLLLHGFSINLPRLARDAQEDEIYFRAKMTILLRESLAALQSRRGIIMEQIRKGVLPIIASNVQIAALEESPLILNLVGLMEAAQMLVREKSAQNTITSIIEKTIETAVKETNTQVNAAVAMVPEEGLARLAVLDSERYGKTAVTQQAKEGYSATFELEADRLDEAKLKLAEICSKNLTGGCSISVKIQPNTRREDLRELIKTLSTRLSFFRIGLDLSVCRNCGAKNAATATRCSVCKSTMLIRRMGMGS encoded by the coding sequence GTGGTCAATCTGCAATCTACCAGCAGTAAGAGGGTTAAGGGTATATTTTCGGTCATCGCCTCCACTAATCGGCTTGAGATTCTTAAGATTCTGAACGCTAAAGGTTCTCTTAGCTACTCTGAGTTAAAGAGTCTGGCTGGTTTTAAGTCGAAGAAGGAGTCGGGTAAGTTCGCCTATCACCTTAGAAAACTCGTTAGGCAAGGTCTTGTTTCGCTGAATAGGGTGGAGCGCAAGTATGTCATAACTAGCCTCGGCACTCTAATACTCAACCTCAGCAGGCAGATAGAAGAGCACGCGATTTTAGAAAGCGGGAAGCTGTATGTGCGTACATCAAAGCAGAAGATAGAGGAGTTTAACGCCAACAAGATCACGCAGAGCTTAGTCAAGGAGGGGGGTATGCCCCTCGATTTGGCTCAGAAGATTACAGCAGAAGTTGAATCCAGGATTCACAAGTTCCAGACCACATATCTGACAGCCCCTTTGATCAGGGAGATCGTAAATGCGGTGCTCATAGAGCAAGGGCATGAGGAGTATAGACACAAGCTTACGAGACTTGGTCTCCCTGTTCACGATGTTATCGAGCTGATAAACAAGGTGGGTTTGTCTGGTGGAGGGGTAGATGCGTTAATAACACAGACTGCTCATTCGGTCTTTTCAGAGTTCCTCCTTCTAAACCAGCTGAGTAAAGATGTTGCTGACCTTCATCTAGCAGGAGATGTGAACATCTCGAACGTAGGTAGGTGGGGTATAGCTCCAGACACCCTCATAGTTGATGCGATCCGCCTTTGCGCATCCAACATAAACCCTGCTGCTAAGATGCTCACTATACCTAAGCTCGCGTCACCCACAAGCCTATCTGAGGCACTCTTAACTCATACTATAGCTACTACCCTCTTAGCTTCAGAGTGCAATACCGAGCTCTGCTGGGTTGGCTTTACCGACTACCTTAAACAATTCGCTAAAGAGGTCAGTGACAAACAGCTGGCTGACGAGGTGTTTAAGGAGTTTGTGCTTTTAACTACATCCTTGGCTCATAGAGGCGCTAGCCCTCTGCTTTCACTATATTTGGGGGGCGAAGATGGGGAGGATACGCTTTCAAGCAAAGCCATTGACATACTTGAAGGCTACAAAAGGTATATCGAGACAGTCCCATTTCCTACTGTGAACCTAATCCTAAAGGGTGATATAGACGATGGGATGCTAGATGTGGTTTATAAGGTTCTGATGACAGGAGGGTGCTTGGCTTTCTCTCCCAACACAAAGTCAACATTCTCCTATAGTGGTTTGAAGATGGAAACGCCGCCTGAAGAAAGACCACCTTTGAGCTTGCTTCTCCATGGCTTCTCAATAAATCTACCTAGATTGGCTAGAGATGCGCAGGAAGATGAAATATACTTCAGAGCGAAGATGACCATACTTCTAAGAGAGTCGCTAGCCGCTCTACAATCTAGAAGGGGCATAATTATGGAGCAGATAAGAAAGGGTGTTCTTCCGATAATAGCCAGTAATGTTCAGATAGCTGCGCTTGAAGAGAGCCCACTTATCCTAAACTTGGTCGGTCTAATGGAAGCTGCTCAGATGCTGGTTAGAGAGAAGAGCGCTCAAAACACGATCACCTCCATCATAGAGAAGACGATAGAAACGGCGGTCAAAGAGACGAACACGCAGGTTAATGCCGCTGTAGCCATGGTGCCAGAAGAAGGGTTAGCGAGACTAGCAGTTCTAGATTCAGAGAGATATGGTAAGACCGCTGTTACGCAGCAAGCAAAAGAAGGCTACTCAGCAACATTTGAGCTAGAGGCAGATAGATTAGATGAAGCGAAGCTGAAGTTGGCTGAGATATGCTCAAAGAACCTAACAGGTGGCTGCTCCATATCGGTTAAGATACAACCCAACACAAGAAGAGAGGACCTAAGAGAACTCATTAAAACACTTTCAACAAGATTATCGTTCTTCAGAATAGGGTTGGATCTGAGCGTCTGCAGAAACTGCGGAGCTAAGAATGCCGCTACTGCAACCCGCTGTAGCGTCTGCAAATCGACGATGCTGATTAGGAGAATGGGCATGGGCTCTTAG